The sequence below is a genomic window from Acidimicrobiia bacterium.
CGCCGACGAGGGCGGCAAGCTGCTCGTCGACGGGCGCCGTCCCGCGATGGACCGAGGCTTCTACGTCGGGCCGACGCTGCTCACCGACTGCACGAACGACATGCAGGTCGTGCGCGAGGAGATCTTCGGGCCGGTCCTCGTCGTGGTCCCCTTCGACGACGAGGACGACGCGATCGCGATCGCCAACGACTCGGACTACGGCCTCTACGACTACGTGTTCTCGGAGGACACGGGCCGCGCCTTCGAGATCGCCCAACAGCTCGAGGCTGGGCACGTCGGCATCAACACCGCCCAGCGGAACCACGAGGCGCCCTTCGGCGGCTTCAAGATGAGCGGCATCGGCCGTGACGGCGGGGAGTTCGGGCTGTACGCCTACACCGAGATCCAGAGCGTGATCTGGCCGGGGTAGACCGGATCAGGAAGGGATGCCATGAAGGGCCTCGTCTACGACGGGAGCAAGGCCGCGATCCGAGACGACGTCGAGGTGCGCGCCCCCGGCCCGACCGAGGTGAAGGTGCGCGTGGTGTCGGCCGGCCTCTGCCACAGCGACCTCAGCGTCATCGACGGCACGATCCCCTGGCCCAGCCCCGCGGTGCTCGGCCACGAGGGCGCCGGCATCGTGGCCGAGGTCGGGGAGGCGGTGCGGCACGTGGCGCCCGGCGACCACGTCGTGCTCCACACCCTCGCCTACTGCGGCGCCTGCAAGTGGTGCAACACGGGCCGACCGGCCTGGTGCCGCAAGAGCATCGCCAACGCCAGCCAGCCGTTCACGGTCGGCGGCGAGGCGGCGTGGAACTTCGCCGCCGCGTCGTTCTTCAGCGAGCACACGGTCGTGAGCGGCATCCAGTGCGTGAAGATCGACGAGGACATCGACCTGTCGGTCGCGTGCCTCATCGGGTGCGGCGTCTTGACCGGGATCGGCTCGGTCTGGAACCGCACCCGCCTCGGTCAGGGCGACACCTGCGCCGTGTTCGGCGTCGGCGGCGTCGGCCTCAACGTCATCCAGGCGGCGCGGGCGCGCGGCGCCCGCCGCATCTTCGCC
It includes:
- a CDS encoding alcohol dehydrogenase catalytic domain-containing protein produces the protein MKGLVYDGSKAAIRDDVEVRAPGPTEVKVRVVSAGLCHSDLSVIDGTIPWPSPAVLGHEGAGIVAEVGEAVRHVAPGDHVVLHTLAYCGACKWCNTGRPAWCRKSIANASQPFTVGGEAAWNFAAASFFSEHTVVSGIQCVKIDEDIDLSVACLIGCGVLTGIGSVWNRTRLGQGDTCAVFGVGGVGLNVIQAARARGARRIFA